The following proteins are co-located in the Rheinheimera salexigens genome:
- a CDS encoding homocysteine S-methyltransferase family protein, producing the protein MSQVLASKQRLTPEQFRQQLAQRIMILDGAMGTMIQQHQLQEADYRGSEFADWPCDVKGNNDLLVLSQPELIADIHRQYLLAGADIIETNSFNATSIAMLDYQMQDLSPRINQQAAAIARQVCDEITAQQPDKPRYVAGVLGPTNRTASLSPRVNDPGFRNVSFDQLVEAYSESTLALIEGGADIIMLETIFDTLNAKAAAFAVLQVFEQIGYALPVMISGTITDASGRTLSGQTTEAFYHSLAHVEPVSFGLNCALGPDLLRPYVETLSKVSTAFTSVHPNAGLPNAFGEYDLDAAEMAAEIADWAKQGFVNIVGGCCGTTPEHIKAIYEAIQHYPPRQPKTADHTFHLAGLEAFSVEW; encoded by the coding sequence ATGAGCCAAGTACTAGCTTCAAAACAGCGTTTAACACCAGAGCAATTTCGGCAACAATTAGCTCAACGGATTATGATTCTAGATGGCGCTATGGGCACCATGATCCAGCAACATCAATTACAAGAAGCCGATTATCGTGGCAGTGAATTTGCCGATTGGCCTTGTGATGTTAAAGGTAATAACGATTTATTAGTGTTAAGCCAACCTGAGCTTATTGCCGATATTCATCGCCAATATTTATTGGCTGGCGCAGATATTATTGAAACCAATAGTTTTAATGCCACCTCTATTGCGATGTTAGATTATCAAATGCAAGATTTGTCGCCGCGCATTAATCAACAAGCAGCCGCTATTGCTCGGCAAGTCTGCGATGAAATAACCGCCCAGCAGCCAGATAAACCGCGTTATGTGGCCGGTGTGTTAGGGCCAACTAACCGCACAGCCTCATTATCGCCAAGGGTAAATGATCCGGGTTTTCGTAATGTTAGCTTTGATCAGTTAGTTGAGGCGTATAGCGAATCGACACTGGCGCTTATCGAAGGTGGTGCTGATATAATCATGCTCGAAACCATTTTCGACACCCTTAATGCTAAAGCGGCGGCCTTTGCCGTCTTACAAGTATTTGAGCAGATAGGTTACGCCTTACCAGTGATGATTTCTGGCACCATTACCGATGCCTCAGGCCGTACGTTATCTGGCCAAACTACCGAAGCGTTTTATCATTCATTAGCCCATGTTGAGCCGGTCAGTTTTGGCTTAAATTGCGCTTTAGGCCCAGATTTATTAAGGCCTTATGTCGAAACCTTATCTAAAGTTTCAACCGCCTTTACCTCAGTGCACCCTAATGCCGGCTTACCTAATGCTTTTGGTGAGTATGATTTAGACGCTGCTGAAATGGCAGCTGAAATTGCCGACTGGGCCAAGCAGGGCTTTGTGAATATCGTCGGTGGTTGTTGTGGCACCACGCCTGAGCATATTAAAGCCATTTATGAAGCCATACAGCATTATCCTCCGCGGCAGCCAAAAACGGCTGATCATACTTTTCATTTAGCTGGCCTTGAAGCCTTTTCCGTGGAGTGGTAA
- a CDS encoding DUF262 domain-containing protein, translating into MKNYVNQLDKETRKVDFDSFDISVKELVSMSEEGIIDIAPEYQRQFRWPIDNQSRLIESVLLGIPVPSLFMAANKDGSWELIDGVQRLNSLIHFVGNEEQLEKFGFDKALVLKNLEVLTEFNGASYKDLPQTLKLKFSLRPLKVTTLSDKSDLKVRFDLFERLNTGGIKLTDQEIRACVFRGQFNDFLNELAENEHFNQVVNLPAAKSNDGSKNELILKFFAYKNNRDRFDHSVVGFLNEFMSEATTSFNYKKNRTIFEKTFEALAEELPDGIKRGNRSTTPYNLFEAITIGAADAIEAGHDISGKNVSTWIDDQDLTKLTSGATNSRPRLNARIGYCFDRFR; encoded by the coding sequence ATGAAAAATTACGTAAATCAACTCGACAAAGAAACTCGAAAAGTTGATTTTGATTCGTTTGATATATCTGTAAAAGAATTAGTTTCAATGTCGGAAGAAGGTATTATTGATATTGCCCCTGAATATCAAAGGCAATTTAGATGGCCTATTGACAATCAATCACGATTAATTGAATCAGTATTATTGGGAATTCCAGTTCCAAGCTTATTTATGGCTGCCAATAAAGATGGCTCTTGGGAGTTAATCGATGGTGTTCAACGGTTAAACTCATTAATACATTTTGTTGGAAATGAAGAGCAATTAGAAAAATTTGGTTTTGATAAAGCTTTAGTATTAAAAAATCTAGAAGTACTAACTGAATTCAATGGTGCATCCTACAAGGATTTACCACAGACATTAAAACTAAAGTTTTCATTAAGACCATTAAAAGTAACTACTTTAAGTGATAAAAGTGATTTAAAAGTACGCTTTGACCTTTTTGAACGCTTAAATACTGGCGGAATAAAACTAACCGATCAAGAAATTAGAGCTTGCGTATTTAGAGGGCAGTTTAACGATTTTCTTAATGAACTTGCTGAAAATGAACATTTCAACCAAGTGGTAAATTTACCTGCTGCTAAAAGCAATGATGGCAGTAAGAATGAATTGATACTCAAGTTTTTTGCTTATAAAAACAATCGAGACCGTTTTGATCACAGTGTTGTTGGTTTTTTAAATGAATTTATGTCTGAGGCAACCACTTCCTTTAACTATAAAAAAAATCGTACTATTTTCGAAAAAACATTTGAAGCATTAGCAGAAGAGCTACCTGATGGAATTAAAAGGGGAAATCGAAGTACTACTCCTTATAATCTTTTCGAGGCTATTACAATTGGTGCTGCAGATGCTATTGAGGCTGGTCATGATATTTCAGGGAAAAATGTTAGTACTTGGATTGACGATCAGGATTTAACCAAACTAACATCGGGTGCAACTAATTCAAGACCACGACTTAATGCTAGAATCGGTTACTGCTTCGATAGGTTTCGGTAG
- a CDS encoding FAD:protein FMN transferase, giving the protein MAKYLIFIISLFSASAVYTQTVAQTVAQTNAQPVAQLATKPAAHSVVPAQAQWHRLAFETMGTAAYVELWSKDPASADALIKQVQAEFERINQLMSPYIASSELSILNAKASSESISVSPELFQLLQRAAEISTVTKGAFDITFASVGFYYDYRQHKKPDASQLQQAKQLINYNSVLLTAPNQVRYAKQGVKVDLGGIAKGYAVEQAIQLLAKAGVKHALVTAGGDTRLLGDKLGFPWLVAIKHPRQEDRYAAQLPLIDTAISTSGDYERYFIEDGVRYHHIIDPSTGKSSTGLLSVSVIGADTTYTDALSTSLFVLGLQQGMQLIETLADYEAIFIDENKNMHFSSGLAQD; this is encoded by the coding sequence ATGGCAAAGTATCTGATCTTTATTATTAGTTTATTTTCAGCCTCAGCTGTTTATACGCAAACAGTTGCGCAAACCGTTGCACAAACAAATGCCCAGCCTGTAGCTCAGCTTGCAACCAAACCTGCGGCGCACTCTGTTGTACCAGCCCAAGCACAGTGGCATCGCTTAGCGTTTGAGACCATGGGTACAGCGGCTTACGTGGAATTATGGAGTAAAGATCCGGCATCAGCTGATGCGCTGATTAAGCAAGTACAAGCCGAGTTTGAACGTATTAACCAGTTAATGAGCCCTTATATTGCTAGCAGCGAGCTAAGTATATTAAACGCTAAGGCTAGCAGCGAAAGTATTAGCGTGTCGCCTGAGTTATTTCAGTTACTGCAACGCGCGGCAGAAATTTCTACTGTGACTAAAGGCGCTTTTGATATTACTTTTGCTTCGGTGGGTTTTTATTATGATTATCGCCAGCATAAAAAGCCTGATGCCAGCCAATTACAGCAAGCTAAACAGTTAATTAATTATAACAGTGTGCTATTAACCGCCCCTAATCAGGTGCGTTATGCCAAGCAAGGCGTAAAAGTAGATTTAGGCGGCATCGCTAAAGGCTATGCGGTCGAACAAGCTATTCAGCTATTGGCTAAGGCAGGCGTTAAACATGCGTTAGTGACTGCGGGCGGGGATACCCGTTTGTTAGGTGACAAACTGGGATTTCCTTGGCTGGTGGCGATTAAACATCCGCGACAAGAAGATCGCTATGCTGCCCAGCTACCGTTAATAGACACTGCTATTAGTACTTCGGGTGATTATGAGCGTTATTTTATTGAAGATGGCGTGCGTTATCATCATATTATCGATCCCAGTACTGGCAAAAGCAGCACCGGCTTGCTTAGCGTTAGCGTGATTGGCGCCGATACTACTTATACCGATGCCCTATCTACTAGCTTGTTTGTTTTGGGGTTACAACAAGGCATGCAGCTAATTGAAACCCTAGCCGATTATGAAGCTATTTTTATTGATGAAAATAAAAACATGCACTTTTCTAGCGGCTTAGCCCAAGACTAA
- a CDS encoding MAE_28990/MAE_18760 family HEPN-like nuclease, whose protein sequence is MYQAVELEITDRVNQSKELISHIASLEVSEQSSELLKIQKGFLFISLYSSIEYTITNVVSRFLEILKQEQLKPMEYKKYLLCTVLDNKFNSLLGSSKKNIWNKKKEFFDALFSDEPAIIDDSVFPTDGINISQKQIEDIWDIFHISGNAIPETVNTWVLKEIKEHRNAIAHGREKASTIGGRYTAGTLNQRVADVESLCFHIVSGFESISTSKDYKYSGAA, encoded by the coding sequence ATGTATCAAGCTGTAGAATTGGAAATTACTGATCGAGTGAATCAATCAAAAGAACTAATAAGCCATATTGCTTCATTAGAAGTATCAGAACAAAGTTCTGAGTTATTGAAAATACAAAAGGGTTTCCTTTTCATATCTCTTTATTCATCTATTGAATACACTATAACTAATGTTGTATCTCGATTTTTGGAAATATTAAAGCAAGAGCAACTCAAACCGATGGAGTATAAGAAATATTTATTATGTACTGTATTAGATAATAAATTTAATTCACTCCTAGGTAGCAGTAAAAAAAACATATGGAATAAGAAAAAAGAATTCTTTGATGCCTTGTTCTCTGATGAACCTGCAATAATTGATGATTCCGTTTTTCCAACTGACGGCATTAATATATCCCAAAAACAAATTGAAGATATTTGGGATATTTTCCATATTAGTGGTAATGCTATTCCTGAAACGGTCAATACTTGGGTTTTGAAGGAAATTAAGGAGCACAGGAATGCTATTGCTCACGGTAGGGAAAAAGCCTCGACTATAGGTGGGCGTTATACTGCAGGAACTCTTAATCAAAGAGTGGCTGATGTCGAATCACTTTGCTTCCATATCGTATCTGGTTTTGAAAGTATCTCTACGTCAAAAGATTACAAATACTCTGGAGCAGCATAG
- the chrA gene encoding chromate efflux transporter has product MIETTKMKSPCGSPAEVFFAFLKLGLTSFGGPIAHLGYFRAEIIERRRWLSDEQFGQLLALCQFLPGPASSQLGFTLGLLRAGWLGALAAFVAFTLPSVLLLVAFAAAMPLLNGAMGDAAVHGLKLVACAVVADAVLGMSKKLCSDALRRTIAVLSAATLLLVSSAFAQLAVVIVAAVIGAYFIREIKAPENDSGFQIFYGPRVGGMLLILFVGLLFGLPLIATGRPDFASVAEAFYRTGALVFGGGHVVLPLLQDSIVSTGWVAPEQFLSGYGASQAIPGPMFAFSAYLGAILSPLENTYLMAATALVFIFLPGFLLVAGVLPFWGAVSRHSTAGRAIAGANAAVVGLLVAALYNPIFTSGITSSADLAIVVVAFGMLVVWRVSPLIAVLWCVIASVSQLWLFP; this is encoded by the coding sequence ATGATTGAAACTACAAAAATGAAATCGCCATGCGGCAGTCCCGCAGAAGTATTCTTCGCGTTCTTAAAGCTCGGCCTAACGTCTTTCGGTGGGCCAATCGCACATCTGGGTTACTTCAGGGCGGAAATTATTGAGCGTCGTCGTTGGCTGAGTGATGAGCAGTTCGGGCAATTGCTAGCACTCTGCCAATTCCTACCCGGCCCAGCTAGTAGTCAATTGGGTTTTACTCTCGGACTGCTTCGCGCAGGTTGGCTCGGTGCGCTTGCTGCCTTTGTCGCTTTTACCCTTCCGTCGGTGCTTCTGCTTGTAGCCTTCGCTGCCGCTATGCCGTTACTTAATGGCGCCATGGGAGACGCTGCAGTGCATGGTTTAAAGCTTGTAGCTTGCGCGGTGGTCGCTGATGCCGTTTTAGGCATGTCCAAGAAGTTGTGCTCCGATGCGCTAAGAAGAACTATTGCTGTGTTGTCAGCGGCGACGTTATTGCTGGTGTCTTCTGCTTTTGCCCAGCTTGCTGTCGTTATAGTGGCTGCTGTTATTGGCGCGTATTTTATACGAGAGATAAAGGCACCAGAAAATGATAGCGGGTTCCAAATTTTCTACGGTCCACGAGTCGGCGGGATGCTGCTTATCCTTTTTGTGGGTCTGCTGTTTGGCTTACCGCTCATTGCAACGGGGAGGCCGGATTTCGCATCTGTTGCGGAGGCGTTCTATCGAACGGGTGCATTGGTATTCGGCGGCGGTCATGTAGTCCTTCCCTTGCTTCAAGACTCTATCGTTTCGACTGGCTGGGTCGCTCCAGAGCAGTTTTTGTCTGGCTACGGTGCATCTCAGGCAATTCCCGGGCCCATGTTTGCTTTTTCAGCCTATCTCGGCGCGATATTGTCACCTTTGGAAAATACGTACCTTATGGCAGCTACGGCGTTGGTCTTCATTTTTCTGCCGGGGTTCCTTTTGGTCGCTGGCGTTCTTCCGTTCTGGGGTGCTGTTTCACGCCATTCGACGGCGGGCAGAGCCATTGCCGGGGCTAATGCGGCAGTTGTTGGTCTGTTAGTAGCCGCCCTTTACAACCCCATCTTCACATCTGGCATAACCAGCTCGGCAGATCTGGCTATTGTGGTGGTCGCGTTCGGTATGCTTGTTGTGTGGCGAGTATCTCCGCTTATTGCGGTGCTATGGTGTGTCATCGCCAGCGTCTCGCAATTATGGCTTTTTCCTTGA
- the metH gene encoding methionine synthase, with product MKQQARFINIGERTNVTGSARFKKLILNGDFETALDVARQQVENGAQIIDINMDEGMLDSKAAMVRFLMLLASEPDISRVPIMVDSSKWEVIEAALKCIQGKAVVNSISLKEGEEQFIQQAKLLRRYGAAVIVMAFDETGQADTKARKVEICQRAYKVLTEQVGFPPQDIIFDPNIFAVATGIEEHNNYAVDFIQATSEIKRLCPHAKISGGVSNVSFSFRGNDAVREAIHSVFLYHAIAAGMDMGIVNAGQLGVYDDIPELLRERVEDVILNRRDDATERLLEIAAQFKGDGSVAEKVDDAWRSLPVNKRLEHALVKGITDFIEIDTEQARLEAERPLHVIEGPLMDGMNVVGDLFGAGKMFLPQVVKSARVMKKAVAYLQPYIELEKSGSRAQGKVLLATVKGDVHDIGKNIVGVVLQCNNFEVIDLGVMVPCAKLLQVAKDENVDIIGLSGLITPSLDEMVHVAKEMQRLGFELPLLIGGATTSKTHTAVKIQPHYPHGVVYVPNASRSVSVVQQLISATHKPVYLERINQEYDVVREQHARSRPGEKILSFADAQANKFVLNLDLVAAKPKQLGVQVFNDIDLNTLRPYIDWTPFFITWQLSGKYPAILNHAEVGIEARKLFKDANDMLDLMINQQQVAGKAIFGLFPANSDGEDIIIYTDDTRQHERCRLFNLRQQMQLRNKAPNCCLADFIAPVNSGIADYMGAFAVSTGFGADELAAKFVAEHDDYNSILVKALADRLAEALAEYLHLQVRRQYWGYAADEQLDNEQLIREQYQGIRPAPGYPACPEHTEKATLWQLLDVEAQIGIQLTESYAMWPGAAVSGWYFGHPETKYFAVSKIDQDQLQQYASKKGWDQQQAETWLGPNLR from the coding sequence ATGAAACAGCAAGCACGATTTATCAATATAGGCGAGCGAACTAATGTCACCGGATCGGCACGGTTTAAAAAACTGATTTTAAACGGCGACTTTGAAACCGCCCTAGATGTTGCTCGCCAGCAAGTTGAAAACGGCGCCCAAATTATTGATATCAACATGGACGAAGGCATGTTGGACAGTAAAGCAGCCATGGTACGATTTTTAATGCTATTGGCATCAGAGCCGGATATTTCTCGGGTGCCTATAATGGTCGACTCGTCAAAATGGGAAGTTATCGAAGCCGCATTAAAGTGTATTCAAGGCAAAGCAGTAGTGAACTCTATTTCGCTAAAAGAAGGGGAAGAGCAGTTTATTCAGCAAGCCAAACTGCTACGCCGTTATGGCGCAGCGGTTATTGTAATGGCCTTTGACGAAACCGGCCAAGCCGACACCAAAGCACGTAAAGTGGAAATTTGTCAGCGGGCTTATAAAGTATTAACCGAACAAGTAGGCTTTCCACCGCAAGACATTATTTTTGACCCTAATATTTTTGCTGTGGCTACCGGTATTGAAGAGCATAACAACTATGCCGTCGATTTTATTCAGGCCACCAGCGAAATAAAACGCTTATGCCCGCACGCCAAAATATCTGGCGGTGTGTCTAACGTGTCGTTCTCGTTTCGCGGTAACGATGCAGTGCGCGAGGCCATTCACTCAGTATTTTTATATCATGCCATAGCAGCGGGTATGGACATGGGCATAGTAAACGCTGGCCAACTGGGTGTGTATGACGATATTCCTGAATTATTACGCGAGCGAGTAGAAGACGTTATTTTAAACCGGCGTGATGATGCCACCGAGCGCTTATTAGAGATTGCTGCGCAGTTTAAAGGCGATGGCAGTGTAGCTGAAAAAGTAGATGATGCTTGGCGCAGTTTGCCGGTCAATAAACGCTTAGAGCACGCCTTAGTTAAAGGCATTACCGACTTTATTGAAATAGACACCGAACAAGCCAGACTAGAAGCCGAGCGGCCGTTGCATGTGATTGAAGGTCCGTTAATGGACGGCATGAACGTGGTGGGCGACTTATTTGGCGCCGGCAAAATGTTTTTACCGCAAGTGGTAAAGTCGGCCCGAGTAATGAAAAAAGCGGTGGCCTATTTACAACCTTATATCGAGCTAGAAAAGTCCGGCAGTAGAGCGCAAGGTAAAGTGTTATTAGCCACCGTAAAAGGCGACGTGCACGACATTGGTAAGAATATTGTTGGCGTAGTACTGCAATGTAATAACTTTGAGGTAATAGATTTAGGCGTTATGGTGCCGTGCGCCAAATTACTGCAAGTCGCTAAAGATGAAAACGTCGATATTATTGGCTTATCGGGCTTAATTACGCCGTCGCTAGACGAAATGGTTCATGTTGCCAAAGAAATGCAGCGGCTAGGCTTTGAGTTACCATTATTAATTGGCGGTGCCACCACCTCTAAAACTCATACCGCGGTAAAAATTCAACCGCATTATCCACATGGCGTCGTGTATGTGCCTAATGCTTCGCGCAGCGTGTCTGTAGTGCAGCAGCTTATTTCAGCCACACATAAACCGGTATATTTAGAGCGGATTAATCAAGAATATGACGTCGTGCGTGAGCAGCATGCTCGCAGTCGGCCGGGTGAAAAAATTCTGTCTTTTGCCGATGCTCAAGCCAATAAGTTTGTGCTTAATTTAGACTTAGTGGCGGCAAAACCAAAGCAATTAGGCGTGCAAGTGTTTAACGATATCGATTTAAACACGTTACGGCCTTATATCGATTGGACCCCGTTTTTTATTACCTGGCAGTTATCGGGTAAATACCCGGCAATTTTAAATCATGCCGAAGTTGGCATAGAAGCCCGCAAACTGTTTAAAGACGCCAACGACATGCTAGATTTAATGATTAATCAGCAACAGGTTGCCGGTAAAGCCATTTTTGGTTTATTCCCGGCCAATAGCGATGGCGAAGATATTATTATTTATACTGATGATACGCGGCAGCATGAGCGTTGCAGGTTGTTTAATTTACGCCAACAAATGCAGTTGCGTAATAAAGCGCCTAATTGCTGTTTAGCCGATTTTATAGCCCCGGTTAATAGTGGCATTGCCGATTACATGGGCGCGTTTGCCGTTAGCACCGGTTTTGGTGCCGATGAACTGGCGGCCAAATTTGTCGCCGAGCATGATGATTACAACAGTATTTTAGTGAAAGCCTTAGCCGATAGACTCGCCGAAGCTTTAGCTGAATATTTGCACTTACAAGTCAGACGCCAATATTGGGGCTATGCCGCCGATGAACAGCTAGATAACGAGCAACTTATTCGCGAGCAATACCAGGGTATTCGCCCCGCACCCGGTTACCCAGCCTGTCCGGAGCATACTGAAAAAGCCACCTTGTGGCAGTTATTAGATGTAGAAGCGCAAATAGGTATTCAACTAACCGAAAGCTACGCCATGTGGCCCGGCGCCGCCGTCAGCGGCTGGTATTTTGGTCACCCAGAAACCAAATACTTTGCTGTAAGCAAAATAGACCAAGATCAACTACAGCAATACGCCAGCAAAAAAGGCTGGGATCAGCAACAAGCAGAAACCTGGCTCGGGCCTAATTTGCGTTAA
- a CDS encoding homoserine O-succinyltransferase, with protein sequence MPIKVVDQLPAVEALLAENVFVMTESRAAQQDIRPLKIAILNLMPNKIATEIQLLRLLANSPLQLDVELLRLDDHVSKNTSENHLNCFYHYFSAVQHKNYDGLIITGAPLGLVDYEEVTYWQQFADILDWADSHVTSTLFLCWSAHAALYQYYDLQRDIRGEKLSGVYWQQVKQPLSPLVRGFDDAFLVPHSRYAQVAEQKYQQHPDLHILAAANATGAYLLQNTSGSRVFVTGHPEYDVNSLDDEYQRDIAAGIDSVLPENYYPNDDATQPPLKLWQSHAFLLFSNWLNYYVYQATPFDLSQIGQPLASVNLASVNK encoded by the coding sequence ATGCCTATTAAAGTTGTCGATCAGCTACCAGCTGTTGAGGCCCTGTTAGCCGAAAACGTTTTTGTAATGACAGAAAGCCGTGCCGCTCAGCAGGATATTCGGCCGCTAAAAATTGCTATTTTGAATTTAATGCCCAATAAAATTGCAACCGAAATTCAATTGTTACGGTTACTGGCTAATAGCCCGTTACAGCTTGATGTCGAGCTATTACGTTTAGACGATCATGTTAGTAAAAACACCTCAGAAAATCATTTAAATTGTTTTTATCACTACTTTTCTGCAGTGCAGCATAAAAATTATGACGGTCTTATTATTACGGGCGCACCGTTAGGTTTAGTGGATTATGAAGAAGTTACCTATTGGCAGCAATTTGCTGATATTTTAGACTGGGCCGATAGCCATGTAACCTCTACTTTATTTTTATGCTGGTCAGCCCATGCTGCTTTGTATCAATATTATGATTTGCAGCGCGACATCCGCGGCGAAAAACTATCTGGTGTGTATTGGCAGCAAGTTAAACAACCCTTATCGCCCTTAGTTCGCGGCTTTGATGATGCTTTTTTAGTGCCGCACTCCCGTTATGCCCAAGTGGCCGAGCAAAAATACCAGCAACATCCTGATTTACATATTTTGGCCGCAGCCAATGCAACGGGGGCTTACTTGCTACAAAATACCAGTGGCAGTCGGGTCTTTGTTACTGGCCATCCAGAATATGATGTAAATAGTTTAGATGATGAGTACCAGCGAGATATTGCCGCGGGCATTGATAGTGTGCTGCCAGAAAATTATTACCCTAATGATGATGCTACCCAGCCACCGCTAAAATTATGGCAAAGCCATGCCTTTTTATTATTTAGCAACTGGCTTAATTATTATGTGTATCAAGCGACACCGTTTGATTTAAGCCAAATTGGTCAGCCTTTAGCTTCAGTTAATTTAGCCTCAGTCAATAAATGA
- a CDS encoding serine hydrolase domain-containing protein: MNKPWQIFTLKLTLGNTSSTSVSDARKSIWFEARKSSTSLAAAVCALILLSTGCVQHETSLEEDSSSHSWPGEEWQTSSLEAEGIAVLPITRFVEEIKSGKYGMVDHFLLIRNGRVVVDERFTRNYEAVAAKVRPEERIGLNRRDPKYDYENVDYHPYYKGSELHTLQSVSKSVTSLALGIAIDNGYIKGVSAPVLPFFAAYEFDRSDPRRAAMTVEDLLTMRSGIEWEPDGSFQDPKTSTVSLENAEEWVQFILDHPMDTEPGTSFEYNDGASVLLGKIIGTATGQRLDKWTEERLFDPIGIENYYWKATPDGEIDSMGGLYLSAHDLARIGLLVLHQGMWAGDRVVSENWIRQSTSPHVVDTAPNDDDDNRVYGYQWWLPNSNTARPRAIAATGFGGQRLTVIPELDLIIVFTGYDLRGEYWAAEQALRTGILPDAVRR, translated from the coding sequence ATGAACAAACCTTGGCAAATTTTCACACTCAAACTGACACTCGGCAATACTAGTTCGACTTCTGTGTCGGATGCTCGGAAATCTATCTGGTTTGAGGCGCGAAAAAGTTCGACGAGTCTTGCTGCGGCTGTTTGCGCTCTAATCCTGCTCAGTACTGGATGTGTACAGCACGAGACTTCACTTGAAGAAGACTCCAGCTCTCACTCTTGGCCGGGCGAGGAGTGGCAGACTTCATCACTTGAAGCGGAAGGCATCGCTGTGCTTCCTATCACTCGATTTGTCGAGGAAATCAAATCCGGCAAATACGGAATGGTCGATCATTTTCTCCTCATCCGCAATGGCCGCGTGGTGGTAGATGAGCGATTTACACGAAACTATGAGGCTGTCGCTGCTAAAGTTCGCCCGGAAGAGCGAATTGGCTTAAACAGACGTGATCCCAAATATGATTACGAAAATGTCGACTATCATCCATATTACAAGGGTTCAGAACTTCACACACTGCAATCCGTATCAAAAAGCGTAACCTCCCTCGCGCTCGGGATCGCGATTGACAACGGATATATCAAGGGGGTTTCTGCTCCCGTCCTCCCTTTCTTTGCCGCCTATGAGTTCGACAGATCAGACCCGAGGAGAGCTGCGATGACGGTCGAAGATTTGCTAACAATGCGAAGCGGCATCGAATGGGAGCCTGACGGTAGTTTTCAGGACCCTAAGACCAGCACGGTCAGTCTTGAGAATGCCGAGGAGTGGGTACAGTTTATTCTTGACCACCCAATGGATACCGAACCGGGCACATCTTTTGAATATAATGACGGCGCAAGCGTTCTTTTGGGCAAAATCATTGGCACCGCGACAGGGCAAAGGCTGGATAAATGGACCGAAGAACGCCTGTTTGATCCAATCGGAATCGAGAATTATTATTGGAAAGCTACACCCGATGGCGAGATAGACAGTATGGGCGGCTTGTACCTTTCGGCCCATGATCTGGCACGAATTGGGCTGCTGGTTTTACACCAGGGAATGTGGGCTGGTGACAGGGTGGTCAGTGAGAACTGGATCCGCCAATCAACATCCCCGCACGTCGTCGATACAGCTCCGAATGACGATGATGACAATAGAGTATATGGCTATCAGTGGTGGCTGCCAAACAGTAACACTGCCAGACCAAGGGCTATTGCCGCGACGGGTTTTGGTGGCCAGCGCCTCACAGTCATTCCCGAACTGGACCTCATTATAGTCTTTACCGGATATGATTTACGTGGTGAATATTGGGCGGCTGAGCAAGCCTTGCGCACCGGGATACTGCCCGATGCAGTGCGTAGATAG